A genomic stretch from Natronomonas gomsonensis includes:
- a CDS encoding PAS domain-containing response regulator, whose translation MAINSTSASEAAIERPISVACVDDYAELCDLTAEGLESTSGRLRATPITDPETVTDRLDEFDCIVSDYEMPSTDGLELLRQVRVLNDDIPFILFTSEGSENVASDAISLGVTDYITKSGGSERFTRLAHRVESVVDARRATEQVERTREQATEAIRTERARFRALIEHSPATVCVLDDTGTFQYVSPSMEEVTGFAPRELRGESAFDRVHDEDRERVEREFAKSLSNPDYRPTVEYRFRHKSGDWRCIESRGANRLDDPDIDGFIVNSRDISERRETERRLRRERDLTDRILEVSPTPLLLMERDGHIRRANDRAAEVFGMERQELIGLSPAEPSVTFRNADGEPIADGEYLWEVVASAGTAIRGVDCEASLPSRDFWLTVSASPMSGEDRTLVVVSVDDIGPL comes from the coding sequence ATGGCGATAAATTCGACATCGGCCTCTGAGGCGGCCATCGAGCGGCCGATATCGGTCGCGTGCGTCGACGACTACGCGGAGCTGTGCGACCTCACCGCGGAGGGCCTCGAATCGACGAGCGGCCGGCTCCGGGCGACACCGATAACCGACCCGGAGACGGTGACAGACCGCCTCGATGAGTTCGACTGCATCGTCTCCGATTACGAGATGCCCAGTACCGACGGACTGGAGTTACTCCGACAGGTCCGCGTCCTCAACGACGACATTCCCTTCATCCTCTTTACAAGCGAAGGCTCCGAGAACGTCGCGAGCGACGCCATCTCGCTGGGCGTCACCGATTACATCACGAAATCGGGCGGATCAGAGCGGTTTACTCGCCTTGCACACCGAGTCGAGAGCGTCGTCGACGCACGGCGGGCGACCGAACAGGTCGAACGGACACGAGAGCAGGCCACCGAAGCCATCCGTACCGAACGCGCTCGGTTTCGAGCCCTCATCGAACACTCCCCGGCGACGGTGTGTGTCCTCGACGACACCGGCACCTTCCAGTACGTCAGCCCCTCGATGGAGGAGGTGACGGGGTTCGCGCCACGGGAACTCCGCGGCGAGAGCGCCTTCGATAGGGTCCACGACGAGGACCGCGAGCGCGTCGAACGCGAGTTCGCCAAATCGCTGTCGAACCCCGACTACCGACCCACCGTCGAGTACCGCTTCCGACACAAAAGCGGCGACTGGCGGTGCATCGAATCCCGAGGTGCCAACCGACTCGACGACCCGGACATAGATGGGTTCATCGTCAACAGTCGCGATATAAGCGAGCGTCGCGAAACCGAACGGCGCCTGCGTCGGGAGCGGGACCTCACCGACCGAATCCTTGAGGTAAGTCCGACGCCGTTGCTGTTGATGGAGCGGGACGGCCACATCCGGCGGGCGAACGACCGGGCCGCCGAGGTGTTCGGCATGGAGCGACAGGAGCTAATCGGTCTCTCACCGGCGGAGCCGTCGGTGACCTTCCGGAACGCCGACGGAGAACCGATTGCCGACGGTGAGTACCTCTGGGAGGTCGTCGCCAGCGCCGGAACCGCGATTCGAGGCGTCGACTGCGAAGCGTCGCTTCCGAGCCGGGATTTCTGGCTGACCGTCAGCGCCTCACCGATGTCCGGCGAGGACCGAACGCTCGTCGTCGTCTCAGTCGACGACATCGGTCCGTTGTGA
- a CDS encoding diacylglycerol/lipid kinase family protein, which produces MKPERVGAVVNPQSGSGNAAELFADLSAQFPEADVDAAITTGADDVPTAAIEQARWADLVVAIGGDGTLREVAAALVDADIETPLFVVPAGRGNSSYRHLYGDSDWRSVAARLADGIETRPLEVGRADTTPRIGPTYFVLGFTAGLFRSALGHAERLRRLPGPLAYLLATGWATLADDPVELSLSVGGDPMYHGAARIVAIGGGRYRGSDFELLPESRRGDGLLHTLVVESVGPREAVRLARRARAGRIIEDPSVRYATGETVRLRSEAGLPVELDGTPVSEPVTAAELEVVPEALSVAYPSE; this is translated from the coding sequence GTGAAACCCGAACGCGTCGGTGCGGTCGTCAATCCACAATCCGGCAGCGGGAACGCGGCGGAGTTGTTCGCCGACCTGTCCGCGCAGTTCCCCGAGGCCGATGTCGATGCGGCCATCACGACCGGTGCAGACGACGTTCCCACCGCGGCGATAGAGCAAGCGAGGTGGGCCGACCTCGTGGTCGCTATCGGTGGCGACGGAACCCTCCGTGAAGTAGCCGCGGCGCTCGTCGATGCCGACATCGAAACGCCGCTGTTCGTCGTTCCGGCCGGCAGGGGGAACTCCTCGTATCGACATCTCTACGGCGATTCCGACTGGCGGAGCGTCGCCGCCCGGTTGGCCGACGGAATCGAGACGCGGCCGCTGGAGGTCGGTCGAGCCGACACGACACCTCGAATCGGCCCGACGTATTTCGTGCTCGGATTTACTGCCGGACTGTTCCGGAGCGCACTCGGCCACGCCGAGCGATTGCGACGCCTGCCCGGCCCGCTCGCGTACCTCCTCGCGACCGGGTGGGCGACGCTGGCCGACGACCCCGTCGAACTGTCGCTGTCGGTCGGCGGCGACCCGATGTATCACGGCGCCGCACGAATCGTCGCCATCGGCGGCGGCCGCTACCGCGGGAGCGACTTCGAACTGCTCCCGGAGTCCAGACGCGGCGACGGACTCCTCCACACCCTCGTTGTGGAATCGGTCGGGCCTCGTGAGGCCGTTCGACTCGCGAGGCGAGCCAGAGCGGGGCGGATAATCGAGGACCCGTCGGTTCGATACGCCACGGGTGAGACCGTACGGCTCCGTTCGGAGGCGGGACTCCCGGTCGAACTCGACGGAACGCCCGTCTCGGAGCCGGTAACTGCGGCCGAACTCGAAGTGGTCCCGGAGGCGCTGTCGGTCGCGTACCCCTCCGAGTGA